From the Rhodothalassiaceae bacterium genome, one window contains:
- a CDS encoding peptidase M48, which translates to MIAEWSALVAKIAVWALPVLLAVSFHEAAHGYAAKWLGDDTAERAGRLTLNPLAHIDPFGTILLPLILLMVGGVAFGYAKPVPVRFARLRRPRRDAALVALAGPATNILLAVIATMLLPIALLLPDWLSQWAQRMLQIMVFFNCVIAVFNMMPIPPLDGGRVAVAALPLPAARALARVEPYGMIVVLGLFFLLPMLSAMAGLGADPARLLIFEPSVRMATGLLSLVGAA; encoded by the coding sequence ATGATCGCCGAATGGAGCGCACTGGTCGCGAAGATCGCCGTGTGGGCGCTGCCGGTGCTGCTCGCCGTCAGCTTCCATGAGGCGGCGCACGGCTATGCCGCGAAATGGCTGGGCGACGACACCGCCGAGCGCGCCGGCCGCCTCACCCTCAATCCGCTCGCCCACATCGACCCCTTCGGCACCATCCTGCTGCCGCTCATCCTGCTGATGGTGGGCGGCGTCGCATTCGGCTACGCGAAGCCGGTGCCGGTGCGCTTCGCGCGGCTCCGCCGGCCGCGGCGGGACGCCGCGCTGGTCGCGCTGGCGGGTCCGGCGACCAACATCCTGCTTGCGGTCATCGCGACGATGCTGCTGCCGATTGCGCTGCTGCTGCCCGACTGGCTGTCCCAGTGGGCGCAGCGGATGCTCCAGATCATGGTGTTCTTCAACTGCGTGATCGCCGTCTTCAACATGATGCCGATCCCCCCGCTCGACGGCGGGCGCGTCGCGGTCGCGGCGCTGCCGCTGCCGGCGGCGCGGGCGCTCGCACGCGTCGAGCCCTACGGGATGATCGTCGTGCTCGGCCTGTTCTTCCTGCTGCCCATGCTCTCGGCCATGGCGGGTCTGGGAGCCGATCCGGCCCGCCTGCTGATCTTCGAGCCCAGCGTGCGCATGGCCACCGGGCTGCTGTCGCTCGTCGGTGCGGCGTGA
- a CDS encoding beta-N-acetylhexosaminidase, whose amino-acid sequence MREETAAVIIALSGAAITPDERALIRERPPAGLILFARNIVSAPQVQDLVAAFRELAGEDAFVLVDQEGGRVARLKPPLAPELPPMRRFGEIAEAGDFVRAAAALELAHRLQARALAALGIDVNCAPVLDLVVEGADPVIGDRAFSADPDIVARLGRVAVEAMLASGVLPVVKHIPGHGRARADTHAGPAVVADDIAVLAAHDFVPFRELADAPAAMTAHVTCAAIDAERPATLSPAVIRGLIRGDFGFGGLLISDDLAMGALDGPIGGRVQRALEAGCDLALVCSGRPADNEEALAVAPVLRETTRARIRAARARLRNEPVADPEAALERLRRLLAGAPTREEEVGEGAR is encoded by the coding sequence GTGAGGGAGGAGACGGCCGCCGTCATCATCGCGCTCTCCGGCGCCGCCATCACGCCGGACGAGCGCGCGCTGATCCGCGAGCGCCCGCCGGCGGGGCTCATCCTGTTCGCCCGCAACATCGTCTCGGCGCCGCAGGTGCAGGATCTGGTGGCCGCATTCCGCGAGCTTGCCGGAGAAGACGCCTTCGTGCTGGTCGACCAGGAGGGCGGGCGCGTGGCGCGGCTGAAGCCGCCGCTCGCGCCGGAACTGCCCCCCATGCGGCGCTTCGGGGAGATCGCGGAAGCGGGCGACTTCGTGCGCGCGGCCGCGGCCCTGGAGCTGGCCCATCGCCTGCAGGCGCGCGCGCTGGCCGCGCTCGGCATCGACGTCAACTGCGCGCCCGTCCTCGATCTCGTGGTCGAGGGTGCCGATCCCGTGATCGGCGACCGGGCGTTCAGCGCGGATCCCGACATCGTCGCGCGCCTCGGCCGCGTGGCGGTGGAGGCGATGCTGGCCTCCGGCGTGCTGCCGGTCGTCAAGCACATCCCGGGTCATGGCCGCGCGCGCGCCGACACCCATGCGGGACCCGCCGTCGTCGCCGACGACATCGCGGTGCTCGCCGCCCATGATTTCGTGCCCTTCCGCGAGCTGGCGGATGCCCCCGCCGCGATGACGGCGCATGTGACCTGTGCCGCGATCGATGCCGAGCGGCCCGCGACGCTTTCGCCGGCGGTGATCCGCGGGCTCATCCGCGGCGACTTCGGGTTCGGCGGCCTTCTCATCTCCGACGATCTCGCGATGGGGGCGCTCGATGGGCCGATCGGCGGCCGCGTCCAGCGGGCGCTCGAGGCCGGCTGCGATCTGGCCCTCGTCTGCTCGGGCCGGCCGGCGGACAACGAGGAGGCGCTCGCCGTCGCCCCCGTCCTGCGCGAGACGACGCGTGCGCGCATCCGCGCCGCCCGCGCGCGCCTCAGGAACGAGCCGGTCGCCGATCCGGAGGCCGCCCTGGAGCGGCTGCGGCGTCTTCTGGCGGGCGCGCCGACGCGCGAGGAGGAGGTCGGGGAAGGCGCGCGATGA
- the argS gene encoding arginine--tRNA ligase, translated as MNIFHHFEQEIRARAREIAGAPLEAAVLEAVKAEPPRDPAHGDVATNAAMVLARPLRKAPRDIATELAAHLQALEGVAGVTVAGPGFINMRLADDFLRARLAEILRTGPDYGRSAMGGGEKVNVEYVSANPTGPMHVGHVRGAVVGDALANLLEKAGYAVTREYYINDAGAQVDTLARSVHLRYLEALGEDIGEIPEGLYPGDYLRPVGRALAERYGDRFRNAPESEWLELFKRCAVERMMEMIRDDLAALGITHEIFFSERELHESGAVAAAIAELERRGLVYRGVLEPPKGKTPEDWEPREQLLFRATAFGDDVDRPLVKSDGSYTYFAADIAYHWDKIRRGFRQLIDVWGADHGGYVKRMAAAIRALGGEDVRFDVLLCQMVRLFRGGEPVKMSKRAGTFVTLREVVDEVGRDVVRFMMLTRKNDAQLDFDFEKVKEQTRDNPVFYVQYAHARSHSARRKAGELFPALEGIGPQDLAAGPLHLLTREGERRLILELLAWPRVVEGAAQAHEPHRIAFYLYDLAAAFHALWNLGNDDPAARFVLPDDEALTRARLALVAAVGTVIASGLQVLGVTPLDEMR; from the coding sequence ATGAACATCTTCCACCACTTCGAGCAGGAGATCCGCGCGCGCGCACGGGAGATCGCCGGCGCGCCGCTCGAGGCCGCGGTGCTGGAGGCCGTCAAGGCCGAGCCGCCGCGCGATCCCGCCCACGGGGATGTCGCGACCAATGCGGCGATGGTGCTCGCCCGTCCCTTGCGCAAGGCGCCGCGGGATATCGCCACCGAGCTCGCCGCGCATCTTCAGGCGCTCGAGGGTGTCGCCGGGGTCACGGTCGCCGGCCCCGGCTTCATCAACATGCGTCTTGCCGACGACTTCCTGAGAGCCCGGCTCGCCGAGATCCTGAGGACCGGCCCCGACTACGGGCGTTCGGCGATGGGCGGCGGCGAGAAGGTGAATGTCGAATACGTCTCCGCCAATCCGACGGGGCCGATGCATGTCGGCCATGTGCGCGGCGCGGTGGTCGGCGATGCGCTCGCCAACCTGCTGGAGAAGGCGGGATACGCGGTCACCCGCGAATACTACATCAACGACGCCGGCGCGCAGGTGGACACGCTGGCCCGCTCGGTGCACCTGCGCTACCTCGAGGCTCTCGGCGAGGACATCGGCGAGATTCCGGAAGGCCTCTATCCCGGCGACTATCTCAGGCCCGTGGGCCGCGCGCTGGCCGAACGCTACGGCGACCGGTTCCGCAACGCACCCGAGTCCGAGTGGCTCGAGCTGTTCAAGCGCTGCGCGGTCGAGCGGATGATGGAGATGATCCGCGACGACCTCGCCGCGCTCGGCATCACCCACGAGATCTTCTTTTCCGAGCGCGAGCTGCACGAGTCGGGAGCGGTCGCGGCGGCGATCGCCGAGCTCGAGCGCCGCGGCCTCGTCTACCGCGGCGTCCTCGAGCCGCCGAAGGGCAAGACGCCGGAGGACTGGGAGCCCCGCGAGCAGCTGCTCTTCCGCGCCACCGCCTTCGGCGACGACGTGGACCGGCCGCTCGTCAAGTCGGACGGCAGCTACACCTATTTCGCCGCCGACATCGCCTATCACTGGGACAAGATCCGCCGCGGCTTCCGCCAGCTCATCGACGTCTGGGGGGCGGATCACGGCGGCTATGTGAAGCGCATGGCGGCCGCCATCCGCGCGCTCGGCGGCGAGGATGTGCGCTTCGACGTGCTGCTGTGCCAGATGGTGCGCCTGTTCCGGGGCGGCGAGCCGGTCAAGATGTCGAAGCGCGCCGGCACCTTCGTCACCCTGCGCGAAGTGGTGGACGAGGTGGGGCGCGACGTCGTGCGCTTCATGATGCTCACCCGCAAGAACGACGCCCAGCTCGACTTCGATTTCGAAAAGGTGAAGGAGCAGACCCGGGACAACCCGGTCTTCTACGTCCAGTACGCCCACGCGCGCAGCCACTCGGCGCGGCGCAAGGCCGGCGAGCTGTTTCCCGCGCTCGAGGGCATCGGCCCCCAGGATCTTGCGGCCGGCCCGCTGCATCTGCTCACCCGCGAGGGCGAGCGGCGGCTCATTCTCGAGCTTCTGGCCTGGCCGAGGGTGGTCGAAGGCGCGGCGCAGGCGCACGAGCCGCACCGCATCGCCTTCTATCTCTACGATCTGGCGGCGGCCTTCCACGCGCTCTGGAATCTCGGCAACGACGACCCCGCCGCCCGCTTCGTGCTGCCGGATGACGAGGCGCTCACCCGCGCGCGGCTGGCGCTGGTCGCCGCGGTCGGCACCGTGATCGCCTCGGGGCTTCAGGTTCTGGGCGTGACGCCGCTCGACGAAATGCGCTAG
- a CDS encoding deoxyguanosinetriphosphate triphosphohydrolase-like protein — protein MSPRDAAWQEREGWLAPFAAHGSASRGRLHREAESATRSPFQRDRDRIIHSTAFRRLEYKTQVFVYHEGDHYRTRLTHSLEVAQIARSLARALKLDEDLAEACALAHDLGHPPFGHAGEAVLDEMMAEWGGFDHNAQTLRIVTMLERRYAGFDGLNLTFETLEGLAKHNGPLAAEDDGAVLKAVEEAGIAGRIDLRLWPPLEAQLAAIADDIAYTAHDIDDGLRAGLFALEALEDLALAAGPLADVRALAPASRTIAVHELVRRVIDALVRDLLAETAARIAAAGVRDLADVRRAGGPLVGFSAAMREALEESRAFLMRHMYRHRYVIRGLIKAKKVVRSLFELYIAEPHCLPAEWEARCDGPRTATTARVVADFIAGMTDRYAIREYRRLFDITEYPV, from the coding sequence ATGAGCCCTCGGGATGCGGCCTGGCAGGAACGGGAAGGCTGGCTTGCGCCGTTTGCGGCGCACGGCTCGGCCTCGCGCGGGCGGCTTCACCGCGAGGCCGAGAGCGCCACCCGGTCCCCCTTCCAGAGGGACCGGGACCGGATCATCCACTCCACCGCCTTCCGGCGGCTCGAGTACAAGACCCAGGTTTTCGTCTACCACGAGGGCGACCACTACCGCACGCGGCTCACCCATTCCCTCGAGGTCGCGCAGATCGCGCGCTCGCTCGCCCGCGCGCTGAAGCTCGACGAGGATCTCGCGGAGGCCTGCGCGCTGGCCCATGACCTCGGCCACCCGCCCTTCGGGCATGCCGGCGAGGCGGTGCTGGACGAGATGATGGCCGAATGGGGCGGCTTCGACCACAACGCCCAGACGCTGCGCATCGTGACCATGCTCGAGCGCCGCTATGCGGGATTCGACGGCCTCAACCTCACCTTCGAGACGCTGGAGGGGCTGGCCAAGCACAACGGCCCGCTGGCGGCCGAAGACGATGGCGCGGTGCTGAAGGCGGTCGAGGAAGCCGGCATCGCCGGGCGCATCGACCTCCGGCTCTGGCCGCCGCTCGAGGCGCAGCTTGCCGCGATCGCCGATGACATCGCCTACACCGCCCACGATATCGACGACGGCCTGCGCGCCGGGCTGTTCGCGCTCGAGGCGCTCGAGGATCTGGCGCTCGCCGCCGGCCCGCTGGCCGACGTGCGCGCCCTTGCGCCGGCAAGCCGCACCATCGCGGTCCACGAGCTCGTGCGCCGGGTGATCGACGCGCTGGTCCGCGACCTGCTCGCGGAGACGGCGGCGCGCATCGCCGCGGCCGGCGTGCGGGATCTGGCGGATGTGCGCCGGGCGGGCGGGCCGCTCGTCGGCTTTTCCGCCGCCATGCGGGAGGCGCTTGAGGAGAGCCGGGCCTTCCTCATGCGCCACATGTACCGCCACCGCTATGTCATCCGCGGCCTCATCAAGGCGAAAAAGGTGGTGCGCAGCCTGTTCGAGCTCTATATAGCCGAGCCGCACTGCCTGCCGGCGGAATGGGAGGCGCGCTGCGACGGCCCCCGCACCGCCACGACGGCGCGGGTGGTGGCGGATTTCATCGCCGGCATGACGGACCGTTACGCGATCCGCGAATACCGTCGGCTCTTCGACATCACGGAATATCCGGTCTAG
- a CDS encoding ligand-gated channel protein, whose translation MRTKVCGRHLPASASALAIVMVPGASAWAAEAPAPDAKPMEEIVVVATRTPQVAFDLPQMVGVIDRERIADRLPQQLDELFEGMPNVRFDSGARRNGDQPNIRGIGAAGVLILVDGARQSFLSGHDGRLFLDPELIARIEVQRGPASALYGSGAMGGVISIETLSVEDLAEGDRAWGASTKGAFQSVNDEWFAQALGYGRAGDLALTGAVAYRSGSDIRLGDGSRLQADDEILSSHAKASWGWREGIVSALSFTGTDIWSREPNNAQGVNAAGPANPLVDRRITARSITLRQKIAPVAHARLLDLDITGFVATTRNREDEVDSDRLTFRDLDSLGLRIENRMLLLGEDESGRLLRLVLGGEIYGDEQDGFDSTTPDNRLSGVPRARTVFAGLFAQLEAEVATPLGRVLFIPGLRWDRFRNRRAGEAAPAEDAVSPKLGLSWFPHERFMVFANWAESFRAPNMDEVFNEGIHFRIPLGPFLEAPNFFVPNPDLKPESGRTIEAGAGYAGPLGLVTGDRLSVKGGYFHSEIDDLIDLEVTVAFTPGCFVPGLGVCSSGTSRFVNRADARLEGVELELAYETERLELRASYATLRGRDRATGRFLGSLLPDTFYADAALLWPGFDLKTGARIEIADAMRRVNDPDEARKGFEKVDIYVRWEPQAGPLRGLRLDVGIDNVGDETFSRVAAGALAPGRNVKVALGFRF comes from the coding sequence ATGCGGACGAAAGTGTGTGGACGTCATCTTCCAGCATCGGCGAGCGCGCTCGCCATTGTGATGGTGCCGGGAGCCTCGGCGTGGGCGGCGGAAGCGCCGGCGCCGGATGCGAAGCCGATGGAGGAGATCGTGGTCGTGGCGACGCGGACACCGCAGGTCGCCTTCGATCTTCCGCAGATGGTGGGCGTGATCGATCGTGAGCGGATCGCGGACCGGCTGCCCCAGCAACTCGACGAGCTCTTCGAAGGCATGCCGAACGTGCGGTTCGATTCGGGAGCAAGGCGCAACGGCGATCAGCCGAACATCCGCGGCATCGGCGCGGCCGGCGTGCTGATTCTGGTGGACGGCGCGCGCCAGAGCTTCCTGTCCGGCCACGATGGCCGGCTGTTTCTGGACCCGGAGCTGATCGCGCGCATCGAGGTGCAGCGCGGCCCCGCGTCCGCGCTCTACGGGTCCGGCGCGATGGGCGGCGTGATCAGCATCGAGACCCTGTCGGTGGAGGATCTCGCTGAAGGAGACCGCGCCTGGGGTGCCAGCACCAAGGGGGCCTTCCAGTCCGTCAACGACGAATGGTTCGCGCAGGCGCTCGGATACGGCCGGGCGGGCGACCTGGCGCTCACCGGCGCCGTCGCCTACCGCAGCGGCTCGGACATCCGGCTGGGCGACGGCAGCCGGCTTCAGGCCGACGACGAGATCCTCTCGAGCCACGCGAAGGCGAGCTGGGGCTGGCGCGAGGGAATCGTCTCGGCCCTCTCCTTCACCGGCACCGACATCTGGTCGCGCGAGCCAAACAACGCCCAGGGAGTCAATGCCGCCGGTCCCGCCAATCCGCTGGTGGATCGCCGGATCACGGCGCGCAGCATCACCCTGCGTCAGAAGATTGCGCCCGTGGCGCATGCGCGCCTGCTCGATCTCGACATCACGGGCTTCGTCGCCACAACGCGAAACCGCGAAGACGAGGTCGACTCCGACAGACTGACGTTCCGCGACCTCGACAGCCTGGGGCTGCGCATCGAGAACCGTATGCTTCTGCTTGGCGAAGACGAAAGCGGACGTCTGCTGCGGCTCGTTCTGGGCGGCGAGATCTACGGCGACGAGCAGGACGGCTTCGACAGCACGACGCCCGACAACCGGCTCTCCGGGGTGCCGCGGGCCCGCACCGTCTTCGCCGGGCTCTTCGCCCAGCTCGAGGCCGAGGTCGCCACACCCCTGGGGCGCGTGCTGTTCATTCCCGGTCTGCGCTGGGACCGCTTCCGCAACCGCAGGGCGGGCGAGGCCGCGCCCGCAGAGGATGCCGTCTCGCCGAAGCTGGGGCTGAGCTGGTTTCCCCACGAGCGGTTCATGGTCTTCGCGAACTGGGCCGAAAGCTTCCGCGCGCCCAACATGGACGAGGTCTTCAACGAGGGAATCCATTTCCGGATCCCGCTCGGACCCTTCCTCGAGGCACCCAACTTCTTCGTGCCCAATCCGGATCTCAAGCCCGAGTCCGGGCGCACCATCGAGGCGGGGGCCGGATACGCCGGCCCGCTCGGGCTCGTCACCGGCGACCGGCTCAGCGTCAAGGGCGGCTATTTCCATTCCGAGATCGACGATCTCATCGACCTCGAGGTGACGGTCGCCTTCACGCCGGGATGCTTCGTGCCGGGCCTCGGCGTCTGCTCGTCGGGGACGAGCCGTTTCGTGAACCGGGCGGATGCGCGCCTCGAGGGTGTCGAGCTCGAGCTCGCCTACGAAACGGAGCGCCTCGAGTTGCGGGCCAGCTATGCGACCCTGCGCGGACGCGACCGGGCGACCGGCCGCTTCCTCGGCTCGCTGCTGCCCGACACCTTCTACGCCGATGCGGCGCTCCTCTGGCCGGGGTTCGACCTCAAGACCGGGGCGAGAATCGAGATCGCCGACGCCATGCGCCGCGTGAACGATCCGGACGAGGCCCGCAAGGGCTTCGAGAAGGTCGACATCTATGTGCGCTGGGAGCCGCAGGCGGGGCCCCTGCGCGGGCTCAGGCTCGATGTCGGCATCGACAATGTCGGGGATGAGACCTTCTCGCGGGTTGCCGCCGGCGCGCTGGCACCCGGGCGCAACGTGAAGGTCGCCCTGGGCTTCCGCTTCTAG
- a CDS encoding heme biosynthesis protein HemY, with protein MAEQPPPVTITERAAERLKALIAAEGRSPDELAFRVGVQGGGCAGFSYQFDLVEKGEPDDIETVQHGVRVLVDGLSLLYLLGSRIDFVEDLIGASFRVTNPNAQSSCGCGTSFSLA; from the coding sequence ATGGCCGAGCAGCCACCACCGGTGACGATCACGGAGCGCGCCGCGGAGCGGCTGAAGGCGCTGATCGCGGCCGAGGGCCGCTCGCCGGACGAGCTCGCCTTCCGCGTCGGCGTCCAGGGCGGCGGCTGCGCCGGGTTCTCGTACCAGTTCGATCTCGTCGAGAAGGGTGAGCCGGATGACATCGAGACCGTCCAGCACGGCGTGCGCGTGCTGGTGGACGGCCTGTCTCTGCTCTACCTCCTGGGCAGCCGGATCGACTTCGTGGAGGACCTGATCGGCGCCTCCTTCCGCGTCACGAACCCGAACGCCCAGTCGTCCTGCGGCTGCGGGACGAGCTTCTCGCTCGCCTGA
- a CDS encoding type I secretion protein TolC → MKKAIAGAVVAAFGLAASGVMGQPARAETLKEALSAAYQTNPDLLAARAQQRALDETVSRATSRWRPNLSGQVQIFETDSNNRTLRQRDQSVVSDLDVKGRNEIYSLRADQNIFRGFRNFNELKGARANVFAGRADLLNTEQQVLLDAVTAYVDVLRDQAVLKLNDNNVTVLQRQLDATRDRFEVGEVTRTDVAQAEARLAGAKAQRAQAAAALEASRATYRRVIGHFPETLEEAPALPPLPASEDEAMAIALEENPLIIAARYRELAARYDIKVAKGAMLPSVDAFASYQRSESPSVTFDPLILDFGPARNIRKAKTYGVTVTIPLYQSGAEYSDIRRSKQVRSQRLLQIVGAERLVSQNVRTAWENFRAAEAQIASTEAQVRANEIALEGVKQEALVGSRTTLDVLNAEQELLDARVNLVRARRDHYVAGFSLLSAIGRLNAKALDLPVELYDPEEYYRDVKWQFIGWGDGPSAREELEKARSGGVQLAEGERAGR, encoded by the coding sequence ATGAAAAAAGCGATTGCGGGCGCGGTGGTGGCCGCCTTCGGCCTTGCCGCCTCGGGGGTCATGGGCCAGCCTGCGCGCGCCGAGACCCTGAAGGAGGCCCTGTCGGCGGCCTATCAGACGAATCCGGACCTGCTCGCGGCCCGCGCCCAGCAGCGCGCGCTGGATGAGACGGTTTCGCGCGCCACCAGCCGCTGGCGGCCCAATCTGTCGGGTCAGGTGCAGATCTTCGAGACGGACTCCAACAACCGCACGCTGCGCCAGCGCGACCAGTCCGTGGTCTCGGACCTCGATGTGAAGGGGCGCAACGAGATCTACTCGCTGCGCGCGGACCAGAACATCTTCCGCGGCTTCCGCAATTTCAACGAGCTGAAGGGTGCGCGCGCGAACGTGTTCGCCGGCCGCGCCGATCTGCTGAACACCGAGCAGCAGGTGCTGCTCGATGCCGTCACCGCCTATGTGGACGTGCTGCGCGATCAGGCGGTCCTCAAGCTCAACGACAACAATGTCACCGTGCTGCAGCGCCAGCTCGATGCGACGCGCGACCGCTTCGAGGTGGGCGAGGTGACCCGCACCGACGTCGCCCAGGCCGAGGCGCGGCTCGCCGGCGCGAAGGCCCAGCGGGCGCAGGCGGCCGCGGCGCTCGAGGCGAGCCGGGCGACCTACCGGCGCGTCATCGGCCATTTCCCGGAAACGCTGGAGGAGGCCCCGGCCCTGCCGCCCCTGCCGGCGAGCGAGGACGAGGCGATGGCGATCGCGCTGGAGGAGAACCCGCTGATCATCGCGGCGCGCTACCGGGAGCTTGCGGCACGCTACGACATCAAGGTGGCCAAGGGCGCGATGCTGCCGAGCGTGGACGCCTTCGCAAGCTACCAGCGTTCCGAGTCGCCCTCGGTCACCTTCGACCCGCTGATCCTCGACTTCGGCCCGGCGCGCAACATCCGAAAGGCGAAGACCTACGGCGTGACGGTGACGATCCCCCTCTACCAGTCGGGCGCCGAGTATTCCGACATCCGCCGCTCCAAGCAGGTCCGTTCCCAGCGGCTGCTGCAGATCGTGGGTGCCGAGCGGCTGGTCAGCCAGAACGTCCGCACCGCCTGGGAGAACTTCCGCGCCGCCGAGGCCCAGATCGCTTCCACCGAGGCGCAGGTGCGCGCCAACGAGATCGCGCTCGAAGGCGTCAAGCAGGAGGCTCTGGTCGGCTCGCGCACGACGCTCGATGTGCTCAACGCCGAGCAGGAGCTGCTCGATGCCCGCGTCAATCTCGTGCGCGCGCGGCGCGACCACTATGTGGCCGGCTTCTCGCTGCTGTCCGCCATCGGCCGGCTGAACGCGAAGGCGCTGGACCTGCCCGTCGAGCTCTACGATCCGGAGGAATACTACCGGGACGTCAAGTGGCAGTTCATCGGCTGGGGTGACGGCCCGTCGGCGCGCGAGGAGCTGGAGAAGGCGCGCAGCGGCGGCGTGCAGCTTGCCGAGGGTGAACGGGCGGGCCGCTGA
- a CDS encoding protein-L-isoaspartate O-methyltransferase, producing MDEWLKPDFAAQRAAMVSGQLKPWKVTDERVLEAMGAVPRELFVPKALKGLAYVDEDLEVAPGRYLMEPRVLARLIQEAEVAPGDVVLEIGTVTGYGAAVLARLANTVVALECDEALAETARAALDEAGADNVAVVTGPLEKGWPQEGPFNVIFVNGAVEEIPDAWIDQLAEGGRLVCVKRSGDESHGYLVVKSGNASGGRPAFDAFTPLLPGFARPPAFQF from the coding sequence ATGGACGAGTGGCTCAAACCGGATTTCGCGGCCCAGCGTGCGGCGATGGTCTCGGGCCAGCTCAAGCCCTGGAAGGTGACGGACGAGCGGGTGCTCGAGGCCATGGGCGCCGTGCCGCGCGAGCTCTTCGTGCCGAAGGCGCTGAAGGGGCTGGCCTATGTCGACGAGGATCTGGAGGTCGCGCCGGGCCGGTATCTCATGGAGCCGCGCGTGCTCGCCCGCCTCATCCAGGAGGCGGAGGTGGCCCCGGGCGACGTGGTGCTCGAGATCGGAACCGTCACGGGCTACGGCGCGGCGGTGCTGGCGCGGCTCGCCAACACCGTGGTGGCGCTGGAATGCGACGAGGCGCTGGCCGAGACCGCACGCGCGGCGCTGGACGAGGCGGGCGCCGACAATGTCGCGGTGGTGACCGGGCCGCTGGAGAAGGGCTGGCCGCAGGAGGGGCCGTTCAACGTCATTTTCGTCAACGGCGCGGTCGAGGAGATTCCGGACGCCTGGATCGACCAGCTGGCCGAGGGCGGGCGGCTGGTCTGCGTCAAGCGCAGCGGGGACGAAAGTCACGGCTATCTGGTCGTCAAAAGCGGGAACGCCTCGGGCGGCAGGCCCGCCTTCGACGCCTTCACGCCGCTGCTGCCCGGTTTCGCGCGTCCGCCCGCCTTCCAGTTCTGA
- the psd gene encoding phosphatidylserine decarboxylase proenzyme: MAKIDKSAPWQPPRLHPEGHPFVLTAAALSVLSFWLISDALGWLLLALALACAFFFRHPRRTTPLVEDALVSAADGVVTHVTREEPPEELEMEGERWRISVFLSVLDVHVNRVPADGVVRRRIHIRGRFLNAMREEAAAANERTLVRVEGAHGDYGFAQIAGLIARRIVCPLEEGDRVSAGEPFGIIRFGSRLDIWCPPGFHPWVAVGQRVVGGETIVAAARPLVAGGAVPETRAS; encoded by the coding sequence ATGGCGAAGATCGACAAGTCCGCACCCTGGCAGCCGCCGCGCCTGCACCCCGAGGGCCATCCCTTCGTGCTGACTGCCGCGGCGCTGTCGGTGCTCTCCTTCTGGCTGATCTCGGATGCGCTGGGCTGGCTGCTGCTCGCGCTCGCCCTCGCCTGCGCCTTCTTCTTCCGCCACCCGCGCCGCACCACGCCGCTGGTGGAAGATGCGCTGGTCTCGGCGGCGGACGGCGTCGTCACCCATGTCACCCGGGAAGAACCGCCTGAGGAGCTCGAGATGGAGGGCGAACGCTGGCGGATCTCGGTGTTCCTTTCGGTGCTGGACGTGCATGTGAACCGGGTGCCGGCGGACGGCGTCGTGCGCCGGCGGATCCACATCCGCGGCCGCTTCCTCAACGCCATGCGCGAGGAGGCGGCCGCCGCCAACGAGCGCACGCTGGTGCGCGTGGAAGGCGCCCATGGCGACTACGGCTTCGCCCAGATCGCCGGGCTCATCGCCCGGCGCATCGTCTGCCCGCTGGAGGAAGGCGACCGTGTGAGCGCCGGCGAGCCCTTCGGCATCATCCGCTTCGGCAGCCGGCTGGACATCTGGTGCCCGCCGGGCTTCCACCCCTGGGTCGCCGTGGGCCAGCGGGTCGTCGGCGGCGAGACGATCGTCGCGGCGGCGCGCCCGCTGGTTGCCGGTGGTGCCGTGCCCGAGACGCGGGCGAGCTGA